A part of Acropora palmata chromosome 8, jaAcrPala1.3, whole genome shotgun sequence genomic DNA contains:
- the LOC141888929 gene encoding matrix metalloproteinase-25-like isoform X1, translating to MAHSDNCCSMTITSFSIFVAIFCLVCMQNPVESSPANSRLVARGIDWLSRFGYLVNDDPRSGNLRTQQDLEKSIKMLQRYAGLSETGQMDAATIKLMGESRCGVADFGTSDATKRRKKRYTLQGTTWKKNQLIYKINSFTRGISEAKQREIFKKSFDLWSGASNMKIKEANKYAEDKDVDIQIHFHTANHGDGYPFDGEGGTLAHAFYPHHNQGLSGDAHFDDDEKFSTGTSSGINLDWVAVHEFGHSLGLGHSNVRESIMYPWYKGYVPNIKLTDDDIKGIRALYGKPSNPQPTNHVTEKPTPPNSPLPGDKDVCSISSYDTLFLAPDGKTYAIKGIQYWIISSGSGAGLESGPHKVTDLWKELPTKIDAAYKRSSYRLVFFSGSTYWKYFYNSRQRRYQIEERARPIAEYGLTADLANMDAVFTWKRNSKTYFFKGDQYWRFYGGRIDYGYPKSISVWKGLPSKIDAAFKWRNGKSYFFAGGKYYRFDDWNIQVEAGYPKSIAIKWMGCEKDNVMAAIAPTNATSEGNGKESNPNVLSAGQGCPCQCSAGSTLFSSSTGILFSLLMVVAAKMNL from the exons aTGGCGCACAGCGACAATTGTTGCTCTATGACAATAACTTCTTTCTCCATCTTCGTGGCAATTTTTTGCCTTGTTTGTATGCAAAATCCTGTTGAGAGCAGCCCAGCTAACTCAAGGCTGGTAGCCAGAGGGATT GACTGGTTATCAAGATTTGGATATTTAGTAAACGATGACCCGAGAAGTGGAAATCTTAGAACTCAACAAGACTTGGAAAAATCCATCAAAATGTTACAGCGTTATGCAGGGCTTTCAGAAACAGGCCAAATGGACGCCGCAACCATCAAACTGATGGGTGAATCTCGCTGTGGTGTGGCCGATTTTGGAACGTCAGATGCAACCAAAAGGAGGAAGAAGCGGTACACTTTGCAAGGCACCACTTGGAAGAAAAAT CAACTCATCTACAAAATCAACTCCTTCACAAGAGGCATTTCAGAAGCAAAACAGCGAGAAATCTTCAAGAAATCGTTTGATTTATGGTCCGGTGCCTCTAACATGAAAATCAAGGAAGCAAACAAATATGCTGAAGATAAAGACGTGGATATTCAGATTCATTTTCATACCGCGAATCACGGGGATGGCTATCCATTCGACGGAGAAGGAGGAACACTGGCACATGCCTTCTACCCCCATCATAATCAGG gTCTCTCTGGTGATGCTCATTTTGACGATGATGAGAAATTCTCAACAGGAACCAGCAGTGGAATTAATTTGGATTGGGTGGCCGTGCATGAGTTTGGACACAGTTTGGGCCTGGGACACTCCAATGTACGCGAATCAATCATGTACCCTTGGTACAAAGGCTATGTCCCAAATATTAAACTCACCGATGATGACATCAAAGGCATAAGGGCTCTTTATG GTAAACCTTCGAACCCACAACCTACAAATCACGTCACAGAGAAACCAACACCACCTAACTCACCTCTACCGGGAGACAAAGATGTGTGTTCGATATCCTCTTATGACACGTTATTCTTGGCTCCAGATGGAAAAACATACGCAATAAAAGGTATTCAATACTGGATCATATCATCTGGGAGTGGCGCAGGTCTTGAAAGTGGGCCCCATAAAGTTACCGACTTGTGGAAGGAACTGCCTACGAAGATAGATGCCGCTTACAAAAGGAGTTCTTATCGACTGGTTTTCTTTAGTGGTTCCAC ATACTGGAAGTATTTCTATAACAGTCGCCAACGGAGGTATCAGATCGAAGAAAGGGCACGCCCCATTGCTGAGTACGGGCTTACGGCAGATTTGGCCAACATGGATGCTGTGTTCACATGGAAAAGGAACAGCAAAACATACTTCTTCAAAGGAGACCAGTACTGGCGCTTTTATGGAGGAAGAATTGATTACGGCTATCCGAAGAGCATAAGTGTTTGGAAAGGACTACCTTCCAAAATTGATGCAGCCTTCAAGTGGCGAAACGGCAAGTCGTATTTCTTTGCTGGGGGAAAGTATTACAGATTTGACGATTGGAACATTCAGGTAGAAGCTGGTTATCCCAAGAGTATTGCTATAAAATGGATGGGATGTGAGAAGGACAATGTTATGGCTGCCATAGCCCCAACCAATGCAACATCAGAAGGGAATGGAAAGGAATCGAATCCTAACGTGCTAAGCGCTGGTCAAGGATGTCCATGTCAGTGCTCCGCTGGTTCCACGTTATTCTCCAGCAGTACTGGCattttgttctctttgttAATGGTGGTCGCTGCCAAAATGAACCTTTAA
- the LOC141888929 gene encoding matrix metalloproteinase-25-like isoform X2 yields the protein MLLIKDWLSRFGYLVNDDPRSGNLRTQQDLEKSIKMLQRYAGLSETGQMDAATIKLMGESRCGVADFGTSDATKRRKKRYTLQGTTWKKNQLIYKINSFTRGISEAKQREIFKKSFDLWSGASNMKIKEANKYAEDKDVDIQIHFHTANHGDGYPFDGEGGTLAHAFYPHHNQGLSGDAHFDDDEKFSTGTSSGINLDWVAVHEFGHSLGLGHSNVRESIMYPWYKGYVPNIKLTDDDIKGIRALYGKPSNPQPTNHVTEKPTPPNSPLPGDKDVCSISSYDTLFLAPDGKTYAIKGIQYWIISSGSGAGLESGPHKVTDLWKELPTKIDAAYKRSSYRLVFFSGSTYWKYFYNSRQRRYQIEERARPIAEYGLTADLANMDAVFTWKRNSKTYFFKGDQYWRFYGGRIDYGYPKSISVWKGLPSKIDAAFKWRNGKSYFFAGGKYYRFDDWNIQVEAGYPKSIAIKWMGCEKDNVMAAIAPTNATSEGNGKESNPNVLSAGQGCPCQCSAGSTLFSSSTGILFSLLMVVAAKMNL from the exons ATGCTCTTAATTAAG GACTGGTTATCAAGATTTGGATATTTAGTAAACGATGACCCGAGAAGTGGAAATCTTAGAACTCAACAAGACTTGGAAAAATCCATCAAAATGTTACAGCGTTATGCAGGGCTTTCAGAAACAGGCCAAATGGACGCCGCAACCATCAAACTGATGGGTGAATCTCGCTGTGGTGTGGCCGATTTTGGAACGTCAGATGCAACCAAAAGGAGGAAGAAGCGGTACACTTTGCAAGGCACCACTTGGAAGAAAAAT CAACTCATCTACAAAATCAACTCCTTCACAAGAGGCATTTCAGAAGCAAAACAGCGAGAAATCTTCAAGAAATCGTTTGATTTATGGTCCGGTGCCTCTAACATGAAAATCAAGGAAGCAAACAAATATGCTGAAGATAAAGACGTGGATATTCAGATTCATTTTCATACCGCGAATCACGGGGATGGCTATCCATTCGACGGAGAAGGAGGAACACTGGCACATGCCTTCTACCCCCATCATAATCAGG gTCTCTCTGGTGATGCTCATTTTGACGATGATGAGAAATTCTCAACAGGAACCAGCAGTGGAATTAATTTGGATTGGGTGGCCGTGCATGAGTTTGGACACAGTTTGGGCCTGGGACACTCCAATGTACGCGAATCAATCATGTACCCTTGGTACAAAGGCTATGTCCCAAATATTAAACTCACCGATGATGACATCAAAGGCATAAGGGCTCTTTATG GTAAACCTTCGAACCCACAACCTACAAATCACGTCACAGAGAAACCAACACCACCTAACTCACCTCTACCGGGAGACAAAGATGTGTGTTCGATATCCTCTTATGACACGTTATTCTTGGCTCCAGATGGAAAAACATACGCAATAAAAGGTATTCAATACTGGATCATATCATCTGGGAGTGGCGCAGGTCTTGAAAGTGGGCCCCATAAAGTTACCGACTTGTGGAAGGAACTGCCTACGAAGATAGATGCCGCTTACAAAAGGAGTTCTTATCGACTGGTTTTCTTTAGTGGTTCCAC ATACTGGAAGTATTTCTATAACAGTCGCCAACGGAGGTATCAGATCGAAGAAAGGGCACGCCCCATTGCTGAGTACGGGCTTACGGCAGATTTGGCCAACATGGATGCTGTGTTCACATGGAAAAGGAACAGCAAAACATACTTCTTCAAAGGAGACCAGTACTGGCGCTTTTATGGAGGAAGAATTGATTACGGCTATCCGAAGAGCATAAGTGTTTGGAAAGGACTACCTTCCAAAATTGATGCAGCCTTCAAGTGGCGAAACGGCAAGTCGTATTTCTTTGCTGGGGGAAAGTATTACAGATTTGACGATTGGAACATTCAGGTAGAAGCTGGTTATCCCAAGAGTATTGCTATAAAATGGATGGGATGTGAGAAGGACAATGTTATGGCTGCCATAGCCCCAACCAATGCAACATCAGAAGGGAATGGAAAGGAATCGAATCCTAACGTGCTAAGCGCTGGTCAAGGATGTCCATGTCAGTGCTCCGCTGGTTCCACGTTATTCTCCAGCAGTACTGGCattttgttctctttgttAATGGTGGTCGCTGCCAAAATGAACCTTTAA
- the LOC141888933 gene encoding collagenase 3-like isoform X2, producing MRVVFLLFVILYVVVGATFGRPSFAPAKVLDYLRRYGYLSSADVKLSGGQRIRKVYEAVKRLQRFIGLKETGNPRDPLVEELVSKERCGFQDLGKTSQFKRKRRYALHGTKWSKNSLTYRVTSYTTDLTTQEVDKTIRTGLNKWANVTPLTFKKATTGIADIELSFDKSEDRDYSFDGPGGELAYAYFPLNNVDANSGDVHFDDAEKFIVKNKRKGVHLLWLVLHELGHSLGLDHSSNKKAIMYPIHPGSKSTYGLHRDDIIGIQQLYGKPTVARVTPTPHVNPTQSPGKPNPCGSTLDAMIMTNDKNTYAFKGAFFWPVGDHGAFTSALRISEFWEGLDSNIDAGYTRQLDGLTFLFKGSKYWTFKNRTLIKSSSDISELNLPADVHNMDAAVEWGANGHLYIFKGNKFWRYDSSRKSVDPGYPKTIQSILPGLPNNLNAALQWKNGRTYFFKGSQYYSLDDSSIRIRNGYPKSITTYWMGCSPEGLAMGKISPYSSSHSFSLFADKKAGVITLMASFVFSWVLY from the exons ATGAGGGTTGTCTTTctgttatttgttattttatacGTAGTGGTTGGAGCAACGTTTGGAAGACCTTCGTTCGCGCCGGCAAAAGTTTTG GATTACTTAAGACGATACGGGTATTTGTCTTCTGCTGATGTGAAATTGAGTGGGGGACAACGTATAAGGAAAGTTTACGAAGCTGTGAAAAGACTTCAGCGTTTTATAGGTCTAAAAGAAACAGGGAATCCGAGAGACCCACTTGTTGAGGAGCTGGTGTCCAAGGAACGATGTGGTTTTCAAGATCTTGGAAAAACATCACAGTTTAAAAGGAAAAGGCGATACGCTTTGCATGGAACTAAGTGGTCCAAGAAT AGCTTAACTTACAGGGTAACAAGTTACACCACAGATTTGACAACTCAGGAGGTCGATAAGACGATCCGCACTGGACTGAACAAGTGGGCAAATGTTACTCCACTGACTTTCAAGAAAGCGACAACTGGTATCGCCGATATTGAACTAAGCTTTGATAAATCGGAAGACAGAGATTACAGCTTTGACGGTCCTGGTGGAGAATTGGCTTATGCTTACTTTCCTTTGAACAATGTTG ATGCAAATTCTGGAGACGTCCACTTTGATGACGCGGAGAAATTTAtcgtgaaaaacaaaagaaagggaGTTCACCTTCTTTGGTTGGTTCTACATGAGCTCGGCCACAGTTTGGGACTAGATCATTCTTCTAATAAAAAAGCCATTATGTATCCAATCCACCCTGGAAGCAAGTCAACCTATGGGCTTCATCGCGATGACATCATCGGTATTCAACAGTTGTATG GGAAACCGACGGTCGCCAGAGTTACACCGACTCCCCACGTAAACCCAACCCAGTCCCCCGGTAAGCCAAATCCGTGCGGTAGTACGCTTGATGCCATGATCATGACTAATGACAAGAACACCTATGCATTCAAGGGCGCGTTTTTCTGGCCAGTTGGTGATCATGGGGCCTTCACTAGTGCCCTTAGAATATCGGAATTCTGGGAAGGACTGGATAGCAACATTGATGCTGGTTATACCAGACAGCTCGACGGGCTCACTTTTTTATTCAAGGGATCCAA GTACTGGACGTTCAAAAATCGAACACTAATCAAAAGTTCATCAGATATCTCGGAATTAAATTTACCTGCAGATGTGCATAATATGGACGCAGCTGTAGAATGGGGCGCCAATGGACACCTGTACATATTTAAAGGGAACAAGTTCTGGCGTTATGATAGTTCACGGAAAAGTGTCGATCCTGGGTACCCAAAAACTATCCAATCCATACTCCCAGGTTTGCCAAACAATCTCAATGCCGCACTTCAATGGAAAAATGGAAGAACATACTTTTTTAAGGGATCTCAATACTACTCGCTAGATGATTCGTCCATTCGGATCCGGAACGGTTACCCGAAGTCGATAACAACATACTGGATGGGTTGCTCTCCCGAAGGACTCGCAATGGGGAAAATATCACCGTACAGCTCGTCAcacagtttttctctttttgcagATAAAAAAGCTGGAGTCATTACTTTAATGGCCAGTTTCGTGTTTTCTTGGGTACTATACTAA
- the LOC141888933 gene encoding collagenase 3-like isoform X1 produces MSGVYSTSTQDLQILLRCSFVQVFQSNMQIHRNDYLRRYGYLSSADVKLSGGQRIRKVYEAVKRLQRFIGLKETGNPRDPLVEELVSKERCGFQDLGKTSQFKRKRRYALHGTKWSKNSLTYRVTSYTTDLTTQEVDKTIRTGLNKWANVTPLTFKKATTGIADIELSFDKSEDRDYSFDGPGGELAYAYFPLNNVDANSGDVHFDDAEKFIVKNKRKGVHLLWLVLHELGHSLGLDHSSNKKAIMYPIHPGSKSTYGLHRDDIIGIQQLYGKPTVARVTPTPHVNPTQSPGKPNPCGSTLDAMIMTNDKNTYAFKGAFFWPVGDHGAFTSALRISEFWEGLDSNIDAGYTRQLDGLTFLFKGSKYWTFKNRTLIKSSSDISELNLPADVHNMDAAVEWGANGHLYIFKGNKFWRYDSSRKSVDPGYPKTIQSILPGLPNNLNAALQWKNGRTYFFKGSQYYSLDDSSIRIRNGYPKSITTYWMGCSPEGLAMGKISPYSSSHSFSLFADKKAGVITLMASFVFSWVLY; encoded by the exons ATGTCAGGAGTTTATTCAACATCAACACAAGACTTGCAAATTTTGCTTCGTTGTTCatttgttcaagtttttcagtCAAATATGCAGATTCATCGTAAC GATTACTTAAGACGATACGGGTATTTGTCTTCTGCTGATGTGAAATTGAGTGGGGGACAACGTATAAGGAAAGTTTACGAAGCTGTGAAAAGACTTCAGCGTTTTATAGGTCTAAAAGAAACAGGGAATCCGAGAGACCCACTTGTTGAGGAGCTGGTGTCCAAGGAACGATGTGGTTTTCAAGATCTTGGAAAAACATCACAGTTTAAAAGGAAAAGGCGATACGCTTTGCATGGAACTAAGTGGTCCAAGAAT AGCTTAACTTACAGGGTAACAAGTTACACCACAGATTTGACAACTCAGGAGGTCGATAAGACGATCCGCACTGGACTGAACAAGTGGGCAAATGTTACTCCACTGACTTTCAAGAAAGCGACAACTGGTATCGCCGATATTGAACTAAGCTTTGATAAATCGGAAGACAGAGATTACAGCTTTGACGGTCCTGGTGGAGAATTGGCTTATGCTTACTTTCCTTTGAACAATGTTG ATGCAAATTCTGGAGACGTCCACTTTGATGACGCGGAGAAATTTAtcgtgaaaaacaaaagaaagggaGTTCACCTTCTTTGGTTGGTTCTACATGAGCTCGGCCACAGTTTGGGACTAGATCATTCTTCTAATAAAAAAGCCATTATGTATCCAATCCACCCTGGAAGCAAGTCAACCTATGGGCTTCATCGCGATGACATCATCGGTATTCAACAGTTGTATG GGAAACCGACGGTCGCCAGAGTTACACCGACTCCCCACGTAAACCCAACCCAGTCCCCCGGTAAGCCAAATCCGTGCGGTAGTACGCTTGATGCCATGATCATGACTAATGACAAGAACACCTATGCATTCAAGGGCGCGTTTTTCTGGCCAGTTGGTGATCATGGGGCCTTCACTAGTGCCCTTAGAATATCGGAATTCTGGGAAGGACTGGATAGCAACATTGATGCTGGTTATACCAGACAGCTCGACGGGCTCACTTTTTTATTCAAGGGATCCAA GTACTGGACGTTCAAAAATCGAACACTAATCAAAAGTTCATCAGATATCTCGGAATTAAATTTACCTGCAGATGTGCATAATATGGACGCAGCTGTAGAATGGGGCGCCAATGGACACCTGTACATATTTAAAGGGAACAAGTTCTGGCGTTATGATAGTTCACGGAAAAGTGTCGATCCTGGGTACCCAAAAACTATCCAATCCATACTCCCAGGTTTGCCAAACAATCTCAATGCCGCACTTCAATGGAAAAATGGAAGAACATACTTTTTTAAGGGATCTCAATACTACTCGCTAGATGATTCGTCCATTCGGATCCGGAACGGTTACCCGAAGTCGATAACAACATACTGGATGGGTTGCTCTCCCGAAGGACTCGCAATGGGGAAAATATCACCGTACAGCTCGTCAcacagtttttctctttttgcagATAAAAAAGCTGGAGTCATTACTTTAATGGCCAGTTTCGTGTTTTCTTGGGTACTATACTAA
- the LOC141888945 gene encoding uncharacterized protein LOC141888945, with amino-acid sequence MMKVAVYLVVLSTAVSCVQNAPVLTAKKDRLDSLLEQLLASPDLMDELYSRINNFRAHFNPVSYQQDSRVTGRIFMNNRWSHRNSEKREPVTQDYDIRRAYLARKREERFRVPQELKEAASVNSDNRLPLEINSDYL; translated from the exons ATGATGAAGGTTGCAGTTTATCTAGTAGTGCTAAGCACTGCAGTGAGCTGCGTACAAAACGCACCAGTGTTGACAGCAAAAAAGGATAGGTTGGACAGTTTGTTGGAG cAACTTCTGGCCTCTCCCGATCTCATGGATGAGTTATATAGCAGAATTAATAACTTTCGCGCTCACTTTAACCCAGTGTCATATCAACAAGATTCACGCGTGACTGGGAGAATCTTCATGAACAATCGCTGGTCCCACAGGAATTCCGAAAAGCGGGAGCCCGTGACCCAGGACTACGACATAAGGCGCGCTTACTTGGCTCGTAAAAGGGAAGAGCGTTTTCGTGTTCCACAAGAATTGAAGGAAGCAGCGTCTGTCAACTCCGACAACCGGTTACCTTTGGAAATAAATTCAGACTACTTGTAG